DNA sequence from the Ramlibacter agri genome:
GCATCCCGGAACGCCTGCGAGCGCGCCGCCTGGCCAAGGCCGCACGCGCCGCCGCGCTCGCGGAACCGGTGGAGGCGCAGGCATGAACGCGCCGCTGCTGAAAGTCAGCGACATCTCCAAGTCCTACGGCGGCCTGCGCGCCGTCGACGGCGTCAGCTTCGAAGTGCTGCCCGGCGAGATCTTCGGCGTGATCGGCCCCAATGGCTCCGGCAAGACGACGCTGTTCAACAGCGTGCTGGGCCAGATCACGCCCAACACCGGGCGCATCGAGCTGAAGGGCCGCGACATCACCGGCCTGTCGCCGGTGCAGCTCAATCGCCGCGGGGTGGGCCGCACCTTCCAGACCCTGCAGGTGTTCGGCAAGATGACGGTGCGCGACAACCTGCTGGTCGCCGCGCAGGAGCACCAGGGCTCGATGGCCAGCCGCATGTTCGCGCCGGGCGATTCCGGCCTGGGCGCGCGGGCCGACGCGCTGATCCAGCAGTTCCGCATCGCCCACGTCGCGCACAAGAAGGCCGGCGAACTCAGTTACGGCCAGCAGAAGCTGGTGGACATCGCGATGGCCTTCATGAGCGAGCCGGACCTGGTGCTGCTGGACGAGCCCTGCGCCGGCGTCAACCCTTCGCTGGTGGGGGGCATCTCCACCTTGCTGAAGGAACTCAATCGCAGCCGCCGTGCGAGCTTCGTCGTCATCGAGCACAACATGGACTTCGTCATGGACCTGTGCCACCGCATCCTGGTGATGGTCGAAGGCAAGGTGATGGCGCTGGGCACGCCGGCCGAGATTCGCGCGAACAAGCAGGTGCTGGACGCCTACCTGGGCAACTGAATCATGGACGCCGCCATCGAATTCCAGGACGTCGTCGCCGGTTACGGCGATTTCATGATCCTGAACAAGCTGAAGCTGCGCGCCACGCGCGGCAAGATCACGCTGCTGATCGGCCCCAACGGCGCCGGCAAGAGCACGGTGCTGAAGACGCTGTTCGGCCTGCTGAAGGTGCGGCAGGGCCGAGTGTTGCTGCAGGGCGAGGACATCACCGGCGCCAGCGCGCGCGACCTGCTGGTGAAACACGGCGTGGCCTTCGTGCCGCAAGGCCGCAACCTGTTCGGCCAGCTCTCGGTCTACGAGAACCTGGAGCTGGGCGGCATCACGCTGGGAACCAGGATCACGCGTGAGCGGATCCCCGAAGTGCTGTCGCTGTTCCCGCGCGTGCAGGAGCGCCTGCACAGCGCAGCGTCCTCGCTTTCCGGCGGCGAGCAGAAGCAGCTGGAAGTAGGCCGCGCACTGCTGCTGCGCCCGCGCGTGCTGCTGATCGACGAGCCTTCCATCGGCCTGTCGCCGCTGGTGGTGCAGGACGTCTTCCGCCTGCTGCGCAAGCTGGCCGACGAACAGGGCGTGACGGTGCTGATGGTGGAACAGAACGTCAAGAGCGCGCTGAAAATGGCCGACGACGCCATCGCGCTCGAAGCCGGCCGCCTGGTGCTGCACAAGCCCGCGGACGAACTCCTGGCCGACCCCGACATCGAGCGCCTCTTCCTCGGCGGCGGCCACGTGCCGGCCGCGATCGCCTGAACCAGACATGACACAAGGAAACCCCATGAACATCACCGGGACCACCCGGGTCTTCTACATCCTCGGCGACCCGGTCGCCCAGGTGCGCGCGCCCGAGGTCTACAACCACCTGTTCCGCGAGCACGGCATCGACGCCGTGCTGGTGCCGCTGAAGCTGCCGGCGAAGGCGCTGCAAGGCTTCCTGCAACACGGCATGGCGGCGGAAAACGTCGGTGGCTTCTGGGCCACGATGCCGCACAAGCCTGCGCTGTGCGAGTACCTGAAGCCCAGCGACCCGGTCGCGCAGATCGCCCACGCCGTCAACGCGGTGCGGCGCCTGCCCGATGGCACGCTGGAAGCAGCGCTGTTCGACGGCATCGGCTTCGTCAAGGGCCTGGACTATTTCGGCATCCCGGTCGAAGGCAAGCGCGTGCTGGTGGTGGGCGCGGGTGGTGGCGG
Encoded proteins:
- a CDS encoding ABC transporter ATP-binding protein gives rise to the protein MNAPLLKVSDISKSYGGLRAVDGVSFEVLPGEIFGVIGPNGSGKTTLFNSVLGQITPNTGRIELKGRDITGLSPVQLNRRGVGRTFQTLQVFGKMTVRDNLLVAAQEHQGSMASRMFAPGDSGLGARADALIQQFRIAHVAHKKAGELSYGQQKLVDIAMAFMSEPDLVLLDEPCAGVNPSLVGGISTLLKELNRSRRASFVVIEHNMDFVMDLCHRILVMVEGKVMALGTPAEIRANKQVLDAYLGN
- a CDS encoding ABC transporter ATP-binding protein yields the protein MDAAIEFQDVVAGYGDFMILNKLKLRATRGKITLLIGPNGAGKSTVLKTLFGLLKVRQGRVLLQGEDITGASARDLLVKHGVAFVPQGRNLFGQLSVYENLELGGITLGTRITRERIPEVLSLFPRVQERLHSAASSLSGGEQKQLEVGRALLLRPRVLLIDEPSIGLSPLVVQDVFRLLRKLADEQGVTVLMVEQNVKSALKMADDAIALEAGRLVLHKPADELLADPDIERLFLGGGHVPAAIA